The Stegostoma tigrinum isolate sSteTig4 chromosome 47, sSteTig4.hap1, whole genome shotgun sequence DNA window TCTCCATAATCCAGCACCTAGAATGGCCAAAGTAGTACAGCCAAcccgccctaacccgcacatccctgggcactatgggacaatttagcacggccaacccaccctaactcgcacatccctgggcactacgggacaatttagcacggccaacccaccctaactcgcacatccctgcgcactacgggacaatttagcacagccaatcccaccctaacccgcacatccctgggcactacgggacaatttagcacggccaatccaccctaacccgcacatccctgggcactacgggacaatttagcacagccaatccaccctaaccaatacatccctgggcactacgggacaatttagcacggccaatcccaccctaacccgcacatccctgcgcactacgggacaatttagcacggccaatccaccctaacccgcacatccctgggcactacgggacaatttagcacggccagtcccaccctaacccgcacatccctggacactacgggacaatttagcacggccaatccaccctaacccgcacatccctgggcactacgggacaatttagcacggccgatccaccctaacccgcacatccctgggcactacgggacaatttaacacggccaatccaccctaacccgcacatccctgcgcactacgggacaatttagcacggccaatccaccctaacccgcacatccctgggcactgcgggacaatttagcatggccaatccacccaaatccacacatccctgggcactacgggacaatttagcacagccaatccacccaaatccacacatccctgggcactacgggacaatttagcacggccaatccaccctgtattgcacatctctggactttgggaggaaacccacgcagatactgggggagaacatgcaaactccacacggacagtgtctcaagggtggaatcgaacctgggtctctggcgctgcgaggcagcggcagaagatacagaagcctgaacactcGCACAgtcaggttcaggaacagcttcttcccgtcCGTTATCAGGCTGCTGAATGGACGCTAACCTCATGTGATGTAACCTTTTTGACCTGCACATCCTTTGCCTGCCTGTGATGGTGgcggtattatcactgaattgtTGACCCAGACAACgttctagggacccgggttcaaatcaaTGGCAggcggtgggatttgaattcaataaaatatctggaattaagagtctagcaaTGACCGTGAGTCCATTATTGggggggaaacccatctggttcgctgatgcccttcagggaaggaaaccgccatcctgacctggtctggtctacacgtgactccagaaccacagcaatgtggttgacactgaagTCCCCCTCTGGGCACACAGGggtggggcaataaatgccaggccCCCCCGGCCAGCCGTGCCCTCCTTCTGTGAATGGATTTATAGGGAAAACacaagtttttcactgtatttaggtacatgtcACAATAAAATCAAAACCAAACCAAAATCACCGAGCCACCGCACCCCAAAATGCGCTCCCCTCATGCTTTCCAGGGTTGAGCCCCATCTGCTCAGCCAGTAGAGGCCCCCAAAAcagcagagggaggccattcagcccatcggttcTGCCATCCAATGAGGTCAAGGTTGTGCCCATTGGGAAAGGGGTTGTAAAATCAGGGGATTTTTACTGAGTGCTCTCACAGCCTTCCTGCCCGACAGGGGGAATGCCCTGAGAGGGCCAATGCGATGGGGTTAATGAAGGAGAAATTGGAGCTTTCAGGGCTGCCCCATGACCTGCTCCATCTCCTGGATCAAGACTCACCTGCCTCCTCAACCAAACCTGCTCATCCTCCGACCCCGCCCCCCCCGAATGAACCCTTTCCATTGGTCCTAACCATGTCAATCACCGCTTCTCTGCACGCCCATTGGTCAGTTGTGGCAACTGCCTTCGGGCCATCTTCCGGTCCGCCGCCACCACCACCACATCCGCGACTGCTGCCACCCGCCCATGGTTACACCTCCTATTGGCTCATGGGATGTCCGTCTCCGCGCAAGCCCATTGGTCAGATCTGAGAGACCCGCCCAACCAACATCCGGTCTGCTGCTCACCGCGTGCCATACACTTGTCGCCCCGCCTTCCAGGCGCTACATTGCCCATTGGCCCGCACCATGCCGATCACCGCCTCTGCGTACGCCCATTGGCCCGCCCACACCCGCCGCCAACTGTTTCTCGGCCGGCAGACGTGTCCTTTCCCCGCCAGCCTCCCCGCTTCCTATTGGCTGTAGAAATGACCATCACCGCAAGCACCCAGGTCCATTGGTCAATTGGTAATGCGACGCCCCCCCCTCCATTCATTAACTCACGTGCTTTGCCCCAACACGCAACAATCCGGTCCGTCCCCGGGCACATTCCCCCACAGATTTCCTGCGCAACCGCAAAGCCTGCCGGTGTGGAGCCACTGCCTCACAATTTTGTTTCCCAGCCAAAAGATTGTGTCCGTTTGTTGCACTTGTGTTGTCACTGTCTAGAGGGTTCGATGCAATGACAGTCTGTTTAAAAACGCCACTGTGGCTCTAAAAGGTTAATCAAAAACAACAtcggaacaggaggaggccattcagccccttgagcctgtaccaccattcaaaGGGATCATGGTTGAGCTGTAGCCTAACTCCATAGACCTGCCTTTGGCTCACacccctttgcttaacaaaaatttatctatcatagagtcatagcaaCATTacagggaggcaatgacctagtggtattatcactggactgttaatccagagacctagacaacattctggggataacaaggcgcagagttggatgaacacagcaggacaagcggcatcagaggagcaatattgcagccttcctgctcctatgatgctacttggcctgctgtgttcatccagctttacaccttgttacccaagattctccagcatctgcagttcctactatctctgaaacaacattctggggacctgggttcaaatcccaccaaggcagacgGTGGATTTGTATTCAACCAATATTTGGAGTTAAGCGTCTAATGGTTCACAAGGGacggaaactgccaaccttacctggtctggcctaaaatgagactccagacccacaacaacgtggtttgctctgaactgccttctgagcaattagggatgggcaataaatgctgcccagccagcgatgccctcatcccataaaccAATAAAGGAAAAAGTACGTGTgtatatacagcacagaatcagagccttcagtccaacttgtctacgtcgaccagatatcctaaattgttCTAGTgcaatttggcccatattcctctaaagtcttcctattcatttacccatagagatgtcttttaaatgttgtaattgtaccagcttccaccggCAGTTCGTTCCATAAACGCACCACCCTCAGCGTCAAAAAGTTACCCGTAACGTTGGGAAAAttaagaactgatcatcgacttcagaaaggaGAACATGCACaccaacagaactgaggttgaagagcatcaagttcctccgAGTGATGATAACCGACTACCTATGCCGTAGACATCCCACgtagatgcgatggtcaagagGGCCTCTTCTTGCTCAGAAGGCTCAGGAAATCTGAGCATGTccaataaggtccctcaccaatttAGACAGGGgtgccatagaaagcatactgctCTGGCCAGGACCATAAAAAAACTCGagagttgtgtgcacagcccagaccatcatgcaagccaaccttccatccattgactccatctacacttcccgtTGCCATGGGAAGGCCGCCtgcatcaaagacccctcccacccccgtaatactctcttccaaccttttccatcaggcagaggtttgaacacatgcaccaacaggttcaagaacagcttcttccctgctgttattagactgtgAATGGACCTCTCCAATTTCAGATGTTGATCTGGCTTTTTATACCTTTTGCAGTCTAACCCCGTACGCCTCACTCAGTCTAAGCACCCTAtgctctgtatgtccttgtttgctatgacctgcctgtactgcttgcaaacaaaattttcattgcatttaggaacatatgacaacaataagttaaatcaaatcaaaaacctGATTCTGCATTACTACAACACCGCGGTCAGATATCAGAATATTCAGACAGCTAAAACAAGTTGCACAGGCCATCAGCAAGGCTTCAGGAGTGCCTGAACTAGGTGAAACATGCTGATAGTTctgcaccccctcagcactgagcctccaacagtgtggcagtccctcaggactgagcctccgacagtgcggcgctgcctcagcactgagcctcagTGTACTCAGACTGGACTGTGCACTGTAAGCTCTGAAACATGGCTTGGACCTGTAACCTTGTGACTGCGCTGAGGTGGGGTGGTACCTTTCAATGGCTTCTCTCAATGTCTCCCTTGAACTGGACCAGGAACCCAGCATAATCTGACCTTAAACTCACCGAAGTCTGTAAAATATGCCATTAAGTGCCATGCAGGAGAGATAAATTGCTGACAAGATTCCCTCTTATGTACACACATGTAGAATAACACTCCAAAAATAAAGAATCGTCGGTAAAGATTTATTAAAAAACAAAGACAGATCACAATAAACAAGTATCAAAAGCTACGAAAACAGGAGATTGCATGGGGTACACTACATTCCAGGGCTCCGGATCTAAGGAGTCCTGTCAGTGAATTGGCTGGGGGTTACCCCAGGACGCAGGGTGTGCTCTTAACCCTGCACAGGGTTCAATAAAATGTCGCTTCTGGGGGAGCCACAGCGAGGCCTACAGCCACATGGCATGGTTAAGGATTCCGCCTGGGAGAGGAAATCGTGGGGTTATGGGTGGAACAGGGAGGAAAGCGaagttgatctcattgaatggcagagcagacccgatgggccaaatggcctacattcTGCTCctacagggacagagagtgtctTACAAAAATGAGCAGCAGCAATAAGGTGAAATTAAAGTCTAGGTGCATTTTACAGCAGTCACTAATTACTGTGTCCCCCCCCGCCTTCCCGTTCCCCCTCTTTACAcatacagaaggaaaaaaaaagacagacacaTTGGCCTTGAGAACCAGTTGTGCAGTTGACTAGCAAGTTTGAATGGAGACGGCAGATCTTTGAAGTAAAGTGGCAGACAGATTCTCTCTCAACTAAAAGGACtcaatatggtggctcagtggttaacgctgctgctTTATAGTGtgagggacccgggtttgattccagcctcgggttcTGTATAGAGTTTGAACCTTTGCATTCCTGCTGCCCACCACCaacctgtgtctgtgagggtttcctcccacagtccaaaactgggtgggttagagtggactggccgtgctaaactgccccgtagtgtccagggatgtgcgggttagggtgggttggccgtgctaaattgtctcgtagtgcccagggatgtgtgggttagggtgggttggccgtgctaaattgtcccgtagtgcccaggcatgtgcaggttagggtggattggccgtgctaaattgtcccgtagtgcccagggatgtgcgggttagggtgggttggccgtgctaaattgtcccgtagtgcccggggatgtgcaggttagggtggattggccgtgctaaattgtcccgtagtgcccagggatgtgtgggttagggtggattggccgtgctaaattgtcccgtagtgcccagggatgtgtgggttagggtggattggccgtgctaaattgtcccatagtgcccagggatgtgcgggttagggtggattggccgtgctaaattgtcccgtagtgcccagggatgtgcgggttagggtgggattggccgtgctaaattgtctcgtagtgcccagggatgtgcgggttagggtgggatggccgtgctaaattgtcccgtagtgcccagggatgtgcgggttagggtggattggccgtgctaaattgtcctgtagcgcccagggatgtgcaggttagggtggatgggCCGtggtaaattgccccatagtgaccagggatgtgcgggttagggtggattggccatgctaaattgtcccgtagtgaccagggatgtgcgggtgagggtgggcttggccgtgctaaattgtcccacagtgaccagggatgtgcgggttagggtggattggccgtgctaaattgtcccgtagtgaccagggatgtgcgggttagggtgggcttggccgtgctaaattgtcccacagtgaccagggatgtgcgggttagggtgggcttgtccgtgctaaattgtcccacagtgaccagggatgtgcgggttagggtggattggccgtgctaaattgtcccgtagtgaccagggatgtgcgggttagggtgggattggccgtgctaaattgtcccgtagtgcccagggatgtgcgggttagggtgggatggccgtgctaaattgtcccgtagtgcccagggatgtgcgggttagggtgggatggccgtgctaaattgtcccgtagtgcccagggatgtgcgggttagggtgggattggccgtgctaaattgtcccgtagtgcccagggatgtgcgggttagggtgggatggccgtgctaaattgtcccgtagtgaccAGGGACGGACAAGCTAGTTGGGTCATTCATGGCAAATGCAGCATTAGAAGGGATGGGActggtttgggtgggatggtctttggaggttTGGCAcacacttgatgggccgaatggcctgatgtAGGGGTTTCTACAATTCAGATCTTGTATCACAGCTGAACCCCAACCCACCAACCTCAAGGAGGGGAGGGCACTGTTAGGAAAACTAAAGATTCCAGAGCCAGCTGGGGATTAAAGGGCAGGTAAGGGCTCGAGAGACCGAATGGTCACatgtaagtggagttgagtcctGATTGGTCTCTCTGCTGCCCAACATTGAGCAGGAATTTTGGCGATTCGCACGGACAGACGGCAGAGGGAGGTCAGGCTGACATGGCGTGCAGAGTATCACAAGGTTAAAAGTGAGGTCGGGGCAGGACGCGGCTGAAGGTTGAAGCAGCTCGGCCCCTCTATTGGCAGACTATCACAACGCCACCGCTGCTCTGGCACACCCCTGGCCCTGGTGCCGCACAAATTCCTCTTTGACACGTTTTCTGAACCCGCTCCCTCCTCCGGCTGGTCGATACCTTCGGGAAACAGTCGCACCTCAGCTCAAGGCTTGTTCTCAGGGGATGAAAGGAGAATCCACGCGAACCATGCTCCGTAGCATCGGTCGCGAGAAGGAATCCCACGACAAGAAATGCAAAGAGCAGTGTGAGAAATCAAGCAGCGTCCGTCTTCCTGGTGTCCCTGGGCCCACCCCAGAAACACTCCACCAGTCTCAGCCTGAAAGTGAGCCCGAGCTGTTAGAAGCAGAGGTGAAGCGTGGGCTATTGTGCAGAGGGGCTTTGTCAGAGTGCTCTGGGTGGTCCAGGgtggaggttggaggggtggggaggggaaaggtggGGGCACAGTAGAACGTCCGGGACATCACAACCCTTCCAGCTCTTTCTTCGGCAACGGTCTCCTGAACAGCAGGATGTGAGGCTCTGAGGGAGAAAGACGCAGTGTGTTAGCATTTAAGAGGCAGCGCGACACCACGGCCGGGGGAAGGTGGGCGTGACACACAGACTATTGATCCGCAGGCACACGAGGGGATTTTAGGGATGGGCTAAAGATGACTGTTTCTGGTAGAGCCTTAATGGGgcgagagagagaacagagagagagaggacagagagagagaggacagagagagagatagggaggggtcaTAGGAGGCCGGCGGAGgcgacagaggtagggagggggcgtaggaggccagagggggtgacagaggtagggagggggagtaggaggccgcaggaggtgacagaggtagggagggggagtaggaggtgacagagatagggaggaggtgtaggaggtcacagagttagggagggggtgtaggaggtcacagagttagggagggggtgtgtagCTAGCTTTCAGCTGTGTTACCTGGCTCATGAATCATGTAGTGAATCCAGCCCGGGCTTTGCTGTACCCCCAAGTTCCTCCACTCGGTTTCAGACATGAGGTGAGTTTTGGGCACGAGCTTTGCAATCTTTTTGGGCAGCATGACATGACTGGAgttagaaaaagaaaaagaaaacaatgtgAACGCCCGAGTCCGAGTATTCAATCTCCGGGGGTCGGAACTGAGTCATGGTGTCAAGTGAAAGCCTCAAGTGAGGGGTGAACCTGGTAGAGGATCCTGGTATGAATCATAACAACGTGCCTGGACCTTCTCTGTCAACACTTGCTCCCTAATGAAGGCTATCCAccttaaaataaatcaaaagaaccacagatgccagaaatctgaaacaaaagcacgCAAAACACTGTGCGGTCTGCCAGCACCTGTGGAGGGAGAagtctgagttaacgtttcgagtccagtgttTTGCttgaggtagggtcactggatTCTAAATATTTTCTCTCCCCACAATGCCGCCAGGTCCccgagtttccccagcaattctTATTACAGACTTTCAGCCGATTGGGAGCAACAACGGCGGTTCAGCgcttagcgctgctgcctcacagcacaaggggcctgggttcgaatctgCCCTCAGGCGATGGTGAGTGTGGATTTTGCTCGTTGTcaccccatatctgtgtgggtttcctccaggtatcccaccacagtccaaagatctgcacaTCAGGTTGGATTGGTAAACTAATTTgcgcatagtgcccagggatgtttaggttagggtggactggccatgggaaatcaCCCTGTAGTGGTACAGGctaggtgcgttagccatggggaatgcaggattacagggatagggtaggggggatGGTGATTCTGGGTGGAATATTCTTCAGAAGGTAGGTGTGAACCTGACTGGCCGAATGGTCAGTGGGGAttgaatgaaaacaaattatTCTCATTGGTCAGCCAGTCAGTCAATCACTCACTTTCCACCACCCCTCcattggctctctctctctccctctctctctctcacacacacattcacacacacacacacaacatccttctctgaactgcaaaCACAAGCACCAAACAATCAGCTCAAGGAGTGACCAGTCAACCACTGTTGCAGCAACAGTCCCAATACAACACTGACAGTACTTCAAAAGGTCTGCATTGACGCAAGTTGTCTCTTCAGTTGTCTGTTCTGGATATCAAAATGCAAGGAAGAAATACTGTAGTGCTATAGGACATTTTACAACCACTGGGGAGTTTGAAAACATTTTGCACACCAATGAAGCTACTGTTCAAGTGGACTCACTGTCACATTGTAGGAAATACACCAGATCAACTTGCACACAGTGAGGACCCACGAGAAGCACCGTGCTCACAGGCTATATGTCCTCACTCCTGTAGCATTCattgacagataaatatgaagataTGATTCTGGAGATACCTGACCAACTCATTGTCAAAGCAATAAAGTATCTTAAAATCAttgattccctgcagtgtggaagcatcCCATTCAGCCTGAggttacactgaccctctgaagagcatcccaccctgtccATGTAAGCCTGCATTTATTATGGCTAATTGACCTAGCCTGGACATCCCTAGATACTATTGCCAATCTACCCTAACTTGCAcagctttggattgtgggaaactggagcatccaggaggaactccatgcagacacggggtggagaacgtgaaaactccactcagacagttgtccgacgtgtgaaattgaacccggggtCCTGGTGCCATGAGattgtagtgctaaccactgagtcaccgtgctacCCCTTCTATTTTCATAGAAGGTATTGAAGTGGTAGGCAGCCCAAAGCTCCTGGGTCATTTTTGCGGTCAGAACATagggtattctgcaaagcagtcgtcCACTGCGCGCTGTGTCTCCCCAACGttcaggagaccacattgtgaacagcgaatacagtaggaagaggaacaaaagcagaagttgccagggaagctcatcaggtctggcagcaactgtgaaaaagaaacatcaaagttaacgtttcgagtccgatCATCCTTTCTTAGAACAGTAGAAGAAACCTTGTCTGGGCCAGCGACTGGCGGAAGCTAGGCGGGATGTCAGCTCCAGGACTACAACTCCCGGCGGGCACTTCGAGCGGGAATCTGCCCTATCTAGATCACTGACTTCCGGCCGTTACCGGAAGCGAAGCTCAATGTCAGGACTACACCTCCCGGCGGGCTGCGCGTAGTGAATCAACCGGGGCGGTTTCCGGTGGGGGATGGAAGGGTCTTCGATCAAAGAGAAAAGAACACCCACAGTTTGTTTTAGAAAGAAAACGAGGAGACGCTCCATGAAGGGGAAGTGGAGATGGAAATCGCGAAGTCAAAGGGCCGCTGTGGAAGAGAGACGACGGGCCATTTTTTACAAAGACTCCTGAGGAATTTCTTTACGCGGTTGATCCTCTCCAACCCGCCGCCGCCCTGCTATCTCACCGGTATTCGTACTCGCCGTCATTGTACCGATCCGAGTAGTAAATCTCGTGTCGATCCATTTCCCAACCGCTGCTCTCCTTCCCAACTCCCACACTGCTACCTCTCGAACCGAACTAGCGCGCCCTCGCTCCTCATGGGCCGGCCGGTCCGTCAGTCATTCGCCAGCCCAGTGCCATTGGTCCGCGCGTGTCAGTCTCCCCGCCCCCTATTGGCCCGTGTGCGCCCCGCCACCCCTCCTTTGGACAGCTCGGAAGCACCCACCACCTTCGATTGGTCTACATCGCTGTCCATCTGCTTCTAACCCCGCCCACTACGGTTCCTCACCATGGATTGGACAGTGAGGCAGGCATGGCACGTCCATCCCACCCCACCCGCCGTCTTTTATAGGTTAGATTCGTCGGCCTGGCCGCACCCCCAGGAGTGGGACGGTCCACCAGCTGTCGACCCCGCCCATGTCTTCCATTATTGGGCGGCCTCCATTGGCCCAGCTCCCATTGGTGAAACTGTCTGTCACGTCCCAGCCCCGGCGTCTGATTGGTTTACTGCGTGCAGCCTGTCTCTTCCCGATTGGTCAGCTGAGCCATCAGACTGTCCGTCAATTCATTGTTCCCCCCCCCTTTATGTCCGCTGGCCGTCAAACAGCCCTTTGCTCCCAATCGTCGGATGGGCTGTCAGTCAAATAGAACGCGCCAACCAGCGGATAATCCCCCAATGTCGGCGGGGCCTAGCCACCATGAACGTTTCCAATTGGTTGACGCGGCTGTCTATCTTCCTTGCACGTCTTCCCTCTTGTTGATCATTGCTCCTGTCGGTCAgcgcctgctcttcctctcattGGTCAGTTTGTGTTCGCCGCCCTTCTCCCTTCGGTCATACTGTATTGAGACACCTCCAACGGCCGCCCTCGCATTGATAGGTCCCTGCCAGCGTCAGAGATGGctgcactccccacccccacagccctctgatTGGTCTATCCCTGCTGTCTGTCAGTCATATCCGCTCTCTATTGGTGACTATCGATGTCACTCGACACGCCCATTCCCCCACCCGGCCGCCCCTCCCCCATCGTTCAGGCTCCTGTAAATTAGCCTAGTCCCAGAATGTGGTTCAAAAAACGTTTAGCACTAACGTTTATAGAATTTATTCGTATTTTGTCTGTTTGTGAAAACTCTGCGAAAAAAATTACAACAGTTTGCAAAAGAAAGTTGTTCGTTAGAGTTCTTCAGAAAAGTCGTTTGCAAAAGTTCTGAGCAAAGGTTGATTATTAAACCTCTTTGCAAAAGTTCTTCATAAAGGTTCCTCACAAGAGTTGTTTCAAAGGTTTTTCTTTAAAGTGGTTTGCAAAAGTTCTGAAAAATAGTTTGCAAAAGCTTTCAAAAGCTGTTTGCAAAAGCTCTCAAACGTTTTTGCAAAAGTTCTCGAAAGTTCTTCACGAATGTTCTCAAAAGTTTTTTGCATACAATCTCAAAAGTTGTTTACAAACAATCTCAGAAGTAATTTGCCGAAGTCCTCAAAAGTTGTTTGCAAAAGTTCTCCGTCATACTCATTCGCAAAATTTGTTCACTAGATCTGCTTGCGAAAAGTTCATGAAGGTATTTGTTTGGAAACGCTGTTTGCAGAAGTTCTTCACAAAACCATTCAAGAAAAGTTCTTCTCGAATGTTGTTTGTCTGGGATCTGTGCTCAAATTCCTTAAACAATTTCTTGACAATACGTGCTCGGTGAAGTTTTCTGCAAATCTCTtggtgcgggtttcctctgggttcacccgtttcctcccacagtccaaagatgtgcagggtaggtggattggccgtgctaaattgcctgtcgcgtttagggatgtgtagattagatgggttatatggggatgggtctgggtgagatgctctgagggtcgttgtggggctgaagggcctgtttccacactttagggattctctGAAAAGTTGCTTACAAAAATTTTGCTTGAAGGTAGTCCGTGCTGACCCTGATACCATTTTTAAACCAATCCCAGATGGCATCAGTGGAGTGGCATCCCTGCCTGGTCCAGGATTGCTCCGCCCCTGTTTACCTTCTCTgcctctttgttttgttttaatcccTTTTTCTCTTTTAAGGTCTTTTCGGTGCCTTTGGTgtggcacgtgtgtgtgtgcccgCCTGTGCACAAGAGAGTGTGGGCGCAGCTTTTCAAGATGGCGGAGCCGGCAATGGTTGGCTTGTCTGCTCAAGACTGGCCGCACCCTTTCttaccgcgccccccccccaatTTTCTGTCTTCTTCTCTTCGTGTTCCTGACATTGTGGAGGGGCTGGAACAGCGTTGGTATGGACTCCTGGCTCTGTAGGCCCAAAATCGGCAGCAAGGCGTCAGCTGCAGTGATGAGTGGGCAAGGAGTCCTGATGGCAGTAGGCCCGGAGCGTGGACCTTGCAAAGGCCCAGAGCTGTACTTGGGACCTGGGGCTGATGAAGGTGAAATCTATcttctttttcttattttcttttgtacCTCAAAAATGGGGCCACAGTGCAGCGACCGAACCCGTTTCCCAGTATCTCCCAAGTTATATGGACATTCAAATTAAGAGCGAGGGtgggccgttcagcccctcaagcctgttctgccacatgataagatcatggctcatctctCAGACTTCCCTGCGGGCCTGAAGATAATCCTGTAGTCCCTTTAAAACATTAGCGAAGGCTTGCGTTGACATCCAATTCTGAAATTCTGTGGTTAATCAGCCTTTGTTTGACCCAGGCTTGGGCTTACAGTTAATTTCACTTGAGGAGATGATGCATGTGGATGGTTTTACAAACAGGATTCTAATTATGCTCGGTTTGTTGATAACGTGAATAAATAGCACGCTCTCTGTCTGCATTTTCTTCAACTACTTTTTTGACTGCTCTTTCAGCAGTCCCACCCAGTTCTGTTTGCTGTAAAGATATATTTTGGTGAATGTTGCCTTGTGCATTCCAATTTCCACTTGGTGTGGGAGTGGGGGAAAGGACTGGGTTCCCCCAACTATACTTACAATGGAATGGAGATTGATTTCTCATGTGCCTGTTAGCTTTCAGATGGT harbors:
- the LOC125449787 gene encoding cyclin-dependent kinases regulatory subunit 1-like — its product is MDRHEIYYSDRYNDGEYEYRHVMLPKKIAKLVPKTHLMSETEWRNLGVQQSPGWIHYMIHEPEPHILLFRRPLPKKELEGL